The Silene latifolia isolate original U9 population chromosome Y, ASM4854445v1, whole genome shotgun sequence sequence CAAACTATCAGGCTTGCTATATATCCACCATACCAACTTCCCCATTGTAGCTGTGTTCCAAGTAAAGCTATTTTTAAGTCCAAGTCCACCCTCCTTTTTAGGGGTACAAACCTGGTCCCAATTAACCAAGGGGGTTCTCACATATATACAAGATCCATCCCAAAGATAGTTCCTACAAATGCTATCAATCTTCCTCAGAACTCCTTTAGGTATTAAGAAAATGCTAGTCCAGTAGGTGTAGAGAGAGGTAAGCACAGCTTGAACCATCACCAACATCCCTGCATAAGATAATTTTCTAGCACCAAACGATCTAATCCTGTCCACAATTTTATCAACTAATATTTGACAGTCCTTCTTCCCCATTTTCTCTGCAACAATTGGAATGCCAAGATACTGAAAAGGAATGTTACCCTCAACACAACCAGAAGCACTAATGATATGATCCCTATCAGTCTTTGGGACACCATTAAAGTAAATATTTGATTTGAGCTTGTTCATATGCAGACCAGAAGATTGTTAAAAGGTGGCAAAAGATCTCAAAAGCACCATTACAGACTGAGTATCCCCTCTGGAGAATAACAACAAGTCGTCTGCAAACATAAGGTGACTTAATTGCAGTCTTCCACACAAAGGATAGAACCTGAACTTCATGTTGGCAGTTGTAAAGTGcagaattctagagaaatattCCATGGCAATTGTAAACAAAAGAAGAGATAAGGGATCCCCCTGTCTCAATCCCTTCTTCCCTTTGAAAAACCCAAAAGGCTCACCATTCAGAACGAGTGAGTATGAAGCAGTAGTGATGCACTCCATAATCATTAGCACCAAATGAGGAGGAAAATTCAAAGCAGTTAGCATCTGTTGAATGAAGCTCCAATTAACTGAGTCATATGCTTTTTTGAGATCTACTTTGATGAGACATCTGGGAGATACAGAAGCTCTCTTGTATAACCTGATGAGATCTTGGCACACTAAGATATTCTCAATAATGTTCCTTCCTTTAATAAAGCCACCTTGATTGGGACTGATAATGTTGGGAAGGACAGTAGCCAACCTTGCACACAGCAATTTAGATATGACCTTATAGATCACATTCTGACATGAAATGGGTCTAAAGCTGTGTGACATTCTCGGGCATTTCAACTTTAGGGAGAAGAGAAACAATAGTATGGTTAGCTTGCTTTAAGAGCTTACCATTTTTGAAGAAATCTTTAACCACAGTGCAAACATCCTCTCCCACTATACTCCCTATTTGTCTTATAAAAACCACTAGAGTACCCATCCGGCCCAGGTGCTTTATGGTCGGGAATGGAGAAGACATTTGTTTTTATCTCCAAATCGGATACGGTGCCAACATGATATCCCAATGTTCACAGATACATACGGGGCCTTTTTGCACTACTCCGAACATTAACTGTTTCACTGAGAATCCTCCGTATCCAGTAAACCTTGATAGAATCTCAAGAAGGCTTGCTGAATCTGGCCAGGTTCAGTCCACACACCCTGATCATCAGCAACTTTGAAAATTTTGTTCCTAGCTTGTCTTCCTTTAATAGAACTGTGGAAATAACTAGAATTTGAGTCACCTTTATTCAACCAAGTTGCCTTTGATTTCTGAAGCAAGAAACTATCACAAGCATTCTGAAGCTCCTGAAAATCTTTAGCAGCTTGCCTCTTAGTGTCCATAAGATCAACATTACTATGATCCCTTCTCAACTGATCCTAAACATATTCAATATGCTTGCGAGCTCTCATAGCATTATTCTCAACATCCTCAAAAAGAGCACTATTCAATTCCTTCAAGGGTTTCTTAAGCATTTTCAATCTCCTCACAAAACAAAACATGGGAGTACCATAGACAGGACAGTCCCAAACCTTACTAACACATGGGAGAAATTCATCCACCCCACACCACATATTAAaaaatttgaagctcttcctaCTTCTAGGCCCAAATTTGGTATCCTGGATAATACAAGGAGTATGGTCAAAGTAGCCTTCCACATGGAAGTGGGCAGCATAATCAGGTTTCTTCATAACCCACTCATGATTGACTAAGGCCCTATCCAACCTGCTATAAACTCTAGTATTGGCTTCctgcttgttattccaagtaaAGTAAGACCCAGTAGCAGGCATATCAAGAACATTGCAATGATCCACACAATGTTGAAAGTCCTCCATTTCTTCATCTATTGTTTGCCCCCCAAGCCTTTCAGAAGGCCTTAACACTGTATTAAAATCTCCACACAGCAGCCAAGGACCCCTGATTTGGTTTGAGAACTGTTCAAGTTTTAACCACAGAATTTTCCTTTCCTGAACTCCATTAAAAGCATAGACCATGGTGAGGTGATAAGATTCACCAGTAGCTAGCTCATCAACATAAACATGGATAAATTGAGCATTATACTCAATGAAGTTAATGTGATACATATGAGGTTTCCATAATAACCATACTCTTCCTCCTTTATGGCAATGAGAATTAGTAGAAATACACCAGGCTTCACATATATTCTGCCTGATTTGATTTAGAGACGAAGGTTTTACCTTCgtctcaaggagaccaaataGTCCAATGTCATGATGGTGCAGGAACCACTTGATGTGTTTCTGTTTTGTTGGACTATTGAGCCCCTAACATTCCGAAGCCTATCATTGACCCTTGCCCCCCTCTGGGGGCAAGATGGGAGTTCTAGTACCAATTCCTACTTTGGGAGTAGCATTGTTTAGGGCATCAAGGAAGGAATGATTCCCAAATCTAGTCGAGCTACATCCATGGTCCGAAGTTCCGCTGCTCAATCTTATATTTGCCCTTCTTGCTGGAGTTGCAATATGGTGAGTCCCTTTCGAGTCCATGTCACCTCGAGATGGATTAGGCAACACGGCAGGAGTTTTATCAATTGGTATTGGTGGTGACCCAGCAGTTGTCTTAGAGGTGGGATTAGGAGTGGGCACCTTTGGTGTAGACACCCTAGGACTGATCTTAAGGCTAGGACCATGAACCTGAGGGGCCTgcactttaggttgccatttctGAAACACCTTTTTCCTCTGCTGAAATTTTCCATTATATTTCTTACAAGCTTGATCAGTATGTCCAACTCCACCACATGTTTTACACAGGATGGGATTCCACTCAAACTCTACAGAGATCACAACAAGTTTCCCATCCTCATCAAGGAACTGAACTTCTTTAGGCGTAGCTTTGCAAAAGGGGACATCAATGAGCACTCTAGCATAGGCTAGCCTAGTTCTATCCTCAGTTGCTCCATCACATCTAATAAAATCACCCATCAATGTAGCAATTCGGGGAATACACTTGCCCCAGAATTTGAGAGGGAGATTAAGCAGCTTAGCCCAAACCGGGACAACTTTCACATCAGCTTTAGTAAGGGTTTCATAAGCAGACCATGGTCGCACAATCAAAGGTTTGTTTTCAAATAAAAAATGTCCCTATTTTAACACAGCCTCTTGATCTTTTTGTCGACCAAATCTAACCAAAAACACCCCAGAAGGTAGGAAAGAAACCCTATCCACCCCATAATCCGCCCATAACCTTTGAACAAAAACCCTCCACCACATCCCATGGAGGATTCGCACCAAGTATGAAACAAATTACAGAGTTTTTCCAGAAGTTTAATTCCGCCTTAACATCAGCATCAGAAAATTGAAGCAAACCTGTTGGCTCTTCCAAGATAGTATCCAGCTTCTTCTTGCCTTTATCACGAGTCTGCACAAGCCATTCTTCCGTCTCATCATCCACAAGGTCATCCAAGTCTAACGGCTCCAAGTCGACAGGAACCGCAGTCAATTTAATGGAAGATGATGGACCTGCAACAGTGAAATCTAGAGGGGAGAAACGATTTTTATTTgagtttttgttatttttatgcGAAGAAATTGATAAATTTCGTTGCTTTTTTGCAGCCGTCATTGTAGAAAGTTAGGGATCTGCACACacttttttgttgattttttggatttttttaggTTTTTTCTCTCTCTAGCTCTAACATCTCTCTACTGTtttcaattaaaatttcaattttaattataatgtatcggtttgactcgttgttggagtcagcaTTTAAATTTTGAATCAGTTTTTGGTCCGgcgtcgattttgactctagttagtgacATTGTAACCCCGTCATCGTGCATAAAATACTCCAGggaattttgaaatgttttgataaTGTTttcgttttcaaaatcgttttttgAGTTTTCCTACGCACAGTTATATAAACTATCGATCAAaagtagcgattcctaagcatgttgtagtccgataatcatctgGTGTTTGTTGGGAATTCGACAGATACCAGGTCTTTTAGCAAGATTTTACACGGATGTATTATCTTGCCAGAGGAGTGTTTTGCAGGGTTATCTAACTCAATGAATAATGCTTGACTAGTGTAATTAGTCAGTCAagaataaaaaaatagaaaaagagacaaagatttgtacgtggaaaacccagggaataagggaaaaaaccacgggcaccaagccaagaGGGATTTTACTATAATTGATATATGTTGACAGTATATAAGTTCATCAGGCTACTGATAATATGAGAGAACTAATAATGAATTGAGTAGAATGTATTCAATAGAGTGTGAATAAGTAAGTGATTCATCTCCTTGTTTCTTCTTTCCTTTAGCTATTTATATGAAGCTTTCATGTTCAATAACGTTCAATATGACCGTTCCTGATTAATAGGccttgtgccctattaatccggaaGTGGGTACTAACCTTGCAATTGCCTATCCGCACGTCTTGTTTGGTTGAACGCTTCTTATCTTTTTGTGGGTTGGTAAAATGATTCTTCGATGAAAGTAGGAACCTTCTTCCTATACCTTGACCATTGCTTGATGTGTGTCAACCGTATCTGATAATGCTAGATATGTATTTATTCTAGGCAGGCAGGATATAGATGCTTGGCCTGCTCTTCCCTCCTGGCTGGTGTCAATATCTACGATAGGTACTTGGTTCCGGGTTGCCCCTGTCTGGACTTGCCTGATGGTTGTCGCCTGACATTTATCTAATCAGGCGGGATAAATCTTGgctcaacaattgccccttatctccttactTCCACTAGTTCTGGCCATgaatgaggagataaaaaatCGGTCCAGAAAAAAATGTGAGACTTACCGGAAAAGAATTTAGAGTTTGAGTTCTATTTAACTTCTTAACGGCTATTATCCATTAAATGAGTTAGAttcatcaaaccctaggagaTTCATGATTGAACTCATCCACTTTTGTTTTCCGTTTGTCTGATTGCTGCCTAGAAATTGATTTAAGCCGTCAATTACTCTTTCCTTACTCTCATTTTTCCAAATTTCCAAACTTTTCTTCCTATTTCTTTGATTTCTTTGCATGATAAACTCCGTTTCACAAAAAGCATATTAATTCCAAAAACTCGCTGGTGGGAGAAGGGGAACTGTTGCACCAAAAACTTTCGAGGCTGAGCAACCTCCGGTGGTGGTTGATGTTCCCGATGTCATTCCTATGGATGAGGTCATTGACGTTTCTGCTCATGCGGAAATTCTGGATATTATACATAAAGGTGTCAGCTTCGCCCCTGTAAAGTCGTTGTCTGCTTCATTTCCTGAGGCCAATCAACGCAGACCTTCTTTTGAACATTACTTGAAGGGTAGAGGTGTCCTTCCTAGTGAGTCTGAGGTTTGGGTTCCGGAATGTGGTCCGGTCAGGGTCAATTGGTGCAGTCCTGGCTGGTTTTgcatttttgaatgggcgttcaagggtggttgtaagcttccttttacTCCATTTATGATTGATATTATGAGGGCTATCAAGGTTGCTTCTTTCCAACTCATGCCTATGGTTTGTTCAATCCGTTGAACATTTGTGTGCCAAGTATAACTTAGTGATTACTGTTGAAGATTTCAAAaatgtctatcacctgaagaTTAATACTACTGGGCGTTTCAGTTTTCGTGTCAGGGCGAACATGGCTCACTTAATAACCAATTTTGATTCAGGCGATGACAAGGGTTAGGCCACGACTTATATGTTTGTCAGTGCATACTATATTGCCCCTGACCTGGACTATCTCAGTTATCCAGCCATGGAGGATGGTAAGTGTTTGGAGTAAAACGATTTGGTGGACCGTAATCAGCCCAAAAGAGGCCACTAAAACGGGGCAAGAACAGCAAAAATTTCAATATAATTTAAGACCATCACAAATGACTCAAAAACAAGATAAAACGAGACCTAAAATCGGGCTAAGGATAGGACGGTTCCGGAAACCGCTTGGCTTGTCCTCACCCTCGTTTTAGCATGGGCAACGAGAAAGGGAGGACGAGCGACaaccaacaacaaccaacaacaacctaTCTAACATACGACACATTACACGAGCCAAATGACAAAAGAATCAGTCAGGCGGACTGTTACTTTAGGACTGAAAACAGGCTGTTTTTTGTGTGTTGTTTGCTCTCGGTTTGGGGGCTGTTTTGGAGGGTTTATTTGTGTGAAGGATagaaagatatgacttaaacaagatcacaaactaagtttaagcctaggataatactcttccaaaACACTAAGTAAATGGATAGAGTTCATctccaaacactaagtaatggaggttgttcaagcacaaagcaaagaagtaAAGAAAGAATTTTCAAAAACCTTATATATATATTCATCTCcaacattttgatttttcataggATATGTGAGCTCCTTATATAGAGTCTCAATTTACATCTTGTCCCTCCATCTAAAAGTAAGATCTAAAGGTTACAAATGAAAGCACAAATGGACAAAAGTACAAGTTGACATTTTACACTTAAAGCAAAGCACATGACAAAAAATAAAGAGCCTTGGCAGCCATATACATAGCTGATGGCATCCCTTTGGATGTGTTTTGGCATCCCTTGAATTGTTTTCCTTGCACTTCAATTGCTTTGGCACCTTTCGAAGACAAAAAGAGGgaccatttgttgtcattttttcTTGGAATCTTTGCAATTGTACTCATCTTTAACCTTGTAAAAATGGTTGTTTTAGCACAATATAGGCAGCCAGCCACATTTGATAAAAACTCCCTTTGTTGAGAAAAGTTTGTCCTCAAACTTTTGCGGTTAAGAACATCGTATAATAAAAGacgattttaaaaacaaaaacatttttagAAAAATGTAGTGTAGAGGTTAAACAGGGCAAACAACAATAACCATCCCAACCCGAGAACATACAACACGTACTTGGGACCTAATTCTAATCCAAGAACACACAGCACGGAGTTAGAACCGCCTTGTtagtgacagggcagtcgtatacctatccaaaataaccaactggctctaactaatatagctagggaagtcaggtcgatctctatagggagatgggaaaatatCAGCTTTCTCTAAGTTCAtctcggtaaccaaattggggggttttaattgtgtTGTTCTAAAACTAAAGAGAGTAAGAAAGAGAATAAAGCAGAGAAAAGGAATCAAGCCGatagagaaagcagctaagacagacggttcaccatgatcattcggtcaagtaatctaggtctcaggtcaatgcaagtatggtctaaggagcagtgaatatctcctttcggtctcaattccccctaaagcacaaatagcttagctttcgccctaactataatgccctattgttcgccactagtctcgccctttccaacctttcggtccaggtcaaggttcattgagatataaatgcctaattgcgtcgactcaattaaacagatacagataaatgcagcaattaacaacaaagaactacaccagcattaacctaataaaacgattactatcccttcataatcatggatcccctttagtcttagcagaagggaattagctacgcatcattattgaattagcaacaacaacatatagataataggaattaaacatgataacaaaacTAATAAGGATTGAAATAGAGTAAAGATGATAGCAATAAGAGAGAGATAGAAAAACAATAGTAAAAATGATTAAggaattaaaatgaataataataccaatacaaatctgaatccgagtagcaaagtgtagaaAGAGAGCAAAATCCAAGAAACAGTAGTGAAAGATAGAGTAAAAGGGAGTGAGAGGAGTTACGCAGTCTAGTGTTCTTTTAACATACGAAAATCCTCTCCTAAAcctaacctatggactaattacaaaagcccatacgaaattaggtgGAAAAAGTCTATTacaggataaaccactcgatcgagtggaaataaaccactcgatcgagcaactaagcatcaaacctctcgatcgagtggaaataaaccactcaatcgagtaattcCTTGTGATGTCTTCTCTTTTGTatactcgaactgctcgatcgagtaaccatcaATCGAGCTGTTTAGGTACGTTAGACATTATAAcatcttccgaaaccagctcCTGTGTCCTCAaagtgttagattccaagctctgGCTCCTCGTTCTCCgtaaatgtatgcaaatgggacgatttaaggctcgatttagctcctctttggtttattcctgcaatttacataaaacgaaccaaagtagaatattcgggggtatttgtggccggatgctacataaatagtacagaaatgcgtgtaaaaatgaggtaaaaaccttatataaaatacacgcatcaaatctccccaaaccaaacctttgcttgtccccaagcaaattatgaatgcaactaagaataaacagtggaacgggaccaatgcatcagctacaaatcactcactaaaaccactttaatgcaacaactgacaaagtggcaaatgagaagtgcaaacgaattaaatcaaagttttaaacttactgaaccgtcgaccttgcaagactcaagagatatcggactctcacgggtcgctcatcactcaaaattaggcacaaggtgagtatatatatgaaatatagaaagaagtaaagacattcacctaactcgacctcgacctataagaacatgcatgcagctaacatgaataaagtctctacaaccatacatatgcattccaaccatactaatgaccaagacacatgccgaggacttacatttgggtaagtgaggtaatgtgtaagaaggggctaaaatgaatttggatatgtggagttaatagccaggctagcgacaacgaatccaaattttgaactgcatcccaacttcgtactcaatataacaaaatgAACCGGTGCAAAATCCATACACtctactcacgaaacaccaaaaactcgttaactccccataagatataagtaaaacatgggagtgaaaatcattatacaatttctcatttttttcttcg is a genomic window containing:
- the LOC141630917 gene encoding uncharacterized protein LOC141630917, with translation MYHINFIEYNAQFIHVYVDELATGESYHLTMVYAFNGVQERKILWLKLEQFSNQIRGPWLLCGDFNTVLRPSERLGGQTIDEEMEDFQHCVDHCNVLDMPATGSYFTWNNKQEANTRVYSRLDRALVNHEWVMKKPDYAAHFHVEGYFDHTPCIIQDTKFGPRSRKSFKFFNMWCGVDEFLPCVSKVWDCPVYGTPMFCFVRRLKMLKKPLKELNSALFEDVENNAMRARKHIEYV